The nucleotide window AAAATCAAAAAGAAATTTTGAAGGTATTATTCCAGACTTTTCGAATGCAATAAAAAAAACGGGTGTTTTTGTAAATGAGCATTTAGAAATTGTAATTTCATTAATAGAAGAGTATAGATTAGATGCTATTCAATTGCATGGAGATGAAACTGTAGCCTATGTAACAGAGTTAAAACAACATTTATCAGAAAGAAGAACTTTGTTTATTGAAGAAAATAAGTCCATTAAAAAGAGAAAAAATCAACATTATATTTCAAAAAATGAGATTGAAATTATAAAGGTTTTTGGAATTAAAGATTCCTTTAATTTTGATGTGTTAGAACCTTATTTAGAGGTTGTAGATTATTTTTTGTTTGATACAAAAGGAAAGGAAAGAGGAGGAAATGGAACTCAATTTGATTGGTCTGTTTTAAATGCTTATCCATTTAATAAACCTTTCTTTTTAAGTGGAGGTATAGGTTTAGAAGAGGTTGAAGAGGTTAAGAAAATTCAAAAATCAGGTTTACCTATATATGCATTAGACGTAAACAGTAGATTTGAAAGTAAGCCAGGTGTTAAAAAAATAGAAGAATTAGAAAAGTTTAAAAAAGAAGTATTTGTATAATCACCAATAAGTTGATTTTACACAATAATTGATTATAAAATATAGATTTATGAAATCAAAATTTCACCCAGACAAAAACGGATATTTTGGACAATTTGGAGGAGCGTTTATCCCTGAATTGTTGCATCCAAATGTGAAGGAGTTAGAAGATAATTATATTCAAATTATCGAATCTAAAGAATTTCAAGACGAATACAAATCGCTTTTAAAAGACTTTGTGGGTAGGCCTACACCTTTATATTTGGCAAAAACTTTGTCAGAAAAATATGGAGCTCATATTTATTTGAAGAGAGAAGATTTATGTCATACAGGTGCACATAAAGTAAACAATACTGTTGGTCAGATTTTAATTGCTAAGAAATTAGGTAAAACTAAAATAATTGCTGAAACTGGTGCTGGTCAGCATGGAGTAGCAACAGCTACAGTTTGTGCTTTAATGGGTTTAGATTGTACTGTTTTTATGGGCGAAAAAGACATTGTTCGTCAAGCACCAAATGTTGCTCGAATGAAAATGTTAGGAGCCAAGATTGTACCTGCAACATCTGGCTCTAAAACTTTAAAAGATGCTACTAATGAAGCTATTCGATATTGGATTCAAAACCCAGAAACTTTCTATTTAATTGGTTCTGTTGTAGGTCCTCATCCACATCCAGATATGGTTGCACGTTTACAAGCTATTATTTCTGAAGAAATGAAATGGCAGTTAAAAGAAAAAACGGGTAAAGAAGATCCAGATACAATTATAGCTTGTGTTGGTGGTGGTTCTAATGCTGCTGGTGCTTTTTATCATTATTTTGATGATGAAGATGTAGAATTAATTGCTGTTGAAGCTGCAGGTTTAGGTGTAAATTCAGGTGAAAGTGCAGCAACTTCTCAATTGGGTGAAGTTGGCATTATACATGGTTCTAAAACTATTTTAATGCAAGATGATTATGGGCAAATTGTAGAGCCTTATTCTATTTCTGCTGGGTTAGATTATCCTGGTGTTGGCCCTTTGCACGCTTATTTGTATGAAAGTGGAAGAGCTAAATTTATGAATGCAACAGACAAGGAAGCTTTGGCTGCTGGTTTTGAATTAACGAAGTTAGAGGGTATTATTCCTGCTTTAGAAACTGCGCATGCTTTAGCTGTTTTGCCTAAAATAGATTTTAAGAAAGATCAAGTTGTTGTTATCAATTTATCTGGAAGAGGAGACAAGGATTTAGAAACATTTATTCAACATTTAGAAGATTAAGCATGAATTCAATTCAAAAAATATTCGAACAGAAAGATGAAAATCTTTTATCAATTTATTTTACTTGTGGCTATCCTGAGCTAAATGACACTAATAAAGTAATTAAAACATTAGAAGCTAATAATGTCGATTTTATTGAGGTAGGGTTACCTTATTCAGATCCTTTAGCAGATGGGCCAACCATACAAGATAGTAGTCAGCAAGCTTTAAAAAATGGAATTAATTTAGATATTGTTTTTGAGCAGTTAATGGAGATTAAAGAAACCAATAAAACACCTTTAGTTTTAATGGGCTATTTAAATCAAATGCTTAAATATGGAGAGGATAAATTTTGTAAAAAAGTTGTAGAATGTGGAATAGATACTTTAATTATTCCAGATTTACCAATGGTAGAGTTTGAAAACCATTATCAGCAATTGTTTGATAAATATGGATTGACAAATGTATTTTTAATTACACCTCATACCTCAGAAGAACGTATTCATAAGATAGATAATTATACAAACGCTTTTATTTATGTGGTTGCTTCTGCATCTATTACTGGTGCAAAAGGTGAAATTTCTAACCAACAAATTGCCTACTTTGAAAGAATAAAAGCAATGAAATTGAAAAGCAAGTTAATAATAGGTTTTGGTATTTCTGATAGTAAAACATTTACGACAGCATGTTCTTATGCAAATGGTGCAATTATAGGTTCTGCTTTTATTAAAAGTTTAAAAAGTACAGGAGTTTCAGGAATTGGAAACTTTATATCTGGAATTAGATAATTTAAAATTTTAGCTATAAAAAAAAGCGATGTTATAACATCGCTTTTTTTATGCTTTTTATATGTTAGTTAATTGTAGTTGTTACCTCAATAACTCCATTAGCTCCTCTTAAGCCATAAATTGATGTTTCTGGCCCTTTTAAAACTTTTATTTTTCTAATAGTAGTAGGTACTATATCACCAAAGGTATCAACGTCTACTGGTACTCCATTTAATATTAATAATGGAGATCTTGCACCACTCCAAGAAGCTGTACCTCTAATACTAATTACATTTGTTGTAGATACATTAACACCAGCAACTTTTCCTCTTAAATAATCATAAATGTCTCTAAATTGAATTGGATCTGCAATTTTTGTATCACGTCTTCCTGATACATAATTTTCATCATTCTTATCACTAACAATATTAATAATCATAGAACTTTGTCCATTATAAGCTACTTTTTTAACACCTACTAAAGGAGAGAATGCTGTTATTTCTTTTGGAGCTTTATCTAATTTAACTTTAAAATAACCAGCTTTGTTGGCTACTCTTCTTTGCTTTACATTGTCTATTAAAATAACTGCACCAGGAACTGCATTGTTATTGGCGTCTTTTACAAGAATTGTTAATTTAATTTTTTCTCCAGATTTTTTCTCTTGTGCAGAGAAATTAGCAGTAAATATAAAAGCTGCTAATAACATTAAGGTTTTTACTAATTTCATATCGTTTGATTTTTTTTTAATACATCAAGAATAATGCCAGTATTATTAACAGAATTCACAATAAAAATACTTAAAATAAACTAATAATTCAATTAAATAAACGTTTTTAACTATTCTGCTTGATAAACTTTTTCACCATTTAAATAGGTTGTAATAGCCTTTGTAGAAGGTAGTTTTGATTCTTCTACAGCCATAATATCTTGATTTAATATTACAAAATCAGCAAATTTACCTACTTCAATACTTCCTTTTTCATCTTCTTCAAAATTTGAATAAGCAGCCCAAAGTGTCATCCCTTTTAAAGTTTCTTCTCTAGAAAGTGCATTTTCCATTTGAAAACCATTTTCAGGATAATTATTTAAATCTTTTCGAGCTACAGAAGCATAAAAGGTATAAAAAGGATTAACCTTTTCTACTGGGAAATCTGTACCTAATGCTACTTTTCCATAATTGTTTAATAAATCTTTAA belongs to Polaribacter dokdonensis and includes:
- the trpB gene encoding tryptophan synthase subunit beta, translated to MKSKFHPDKNGYFGQFGGAFIPELLHPNVKELEDNYIQIIESKEFQDEYKSLLKDFVGRPTPLYLAKTLSEKYGAHIYLKREDLCHTGAHKVNNTVGQILIAKKLGKTKIIAETGAGQHGVATATVCALMGLDCTVFMGEKDIVRQAPNVARMKMLGAKIVPATSGSKTLKDATNEAIRYWIQNPETFYLIGSVVGPHPHPDMVARLQAIISEEMKWQLKEKTGKEDPDTIIACVGGGSNAAGAFYHYFDDEDVELIAVEAAGLGVNSGESAATSQLGEVGIIHGSKTILMQDDYGQIVEPYSISAGLDYPGVGPLHAYLYESGRAKFMNATDKEALAAGFELTKLEGIIPALETAHALAVLPKIDFKKDQVVVINLSGRGDKDLETFIQHLED
- a CDS encoding phosphoribosylanthranilate isomerase, giving the protein MKLKVCGMKYVDNIQQVAELQPDYLGFIFYEKSKRNFEGIIPDFSNAIKKTGVFVNEHLEIVISLIEEYRLDAIQLHGDETVAYVTELKQHLSERRTLFIEENKSIKKRKNQHYISKNEIEIIKVFGIKDSFNFDVLEPYLEVVDYFLFDTKGKERGGNGTQFDWSVLNAYPFNKPFFLSGGIGLEEVEEVKKIQKSGLPIYALDVNSRFESKPGVKKIEELEKFKKEVFV
- a CDS encoding TonB-dependent receptor plug domain-containing protein yields the protein MKLVKTLMLLAAFIFTANFSAQEKKSGEKIKLTILVKDANNNAVPGAVILIDNVKQRRVANKAGYFKVKLDKAPKEITAFSPLVGVKKVAYNGQSSMIINIVSDKNDENYVSGRRDTKIADPIQFRDIYDYLRGKVAGVNVSTTNVISIRGTASWSGARSPLLILNGVPVDVDTFGDIVPTTIRKIKVLKGPETSIYGLRGANGVIEVTTTIN
- the trpA gene encoding tryptophan synthase subunit alpha, producing MNSIQKIFEQKDENLLSIYFTCGYPELNDTNKVIKTLEANNVDFIEVGLPYSDPLADGPTIQDSSQQALKNGINLDIVFEQLMEIKETNKTPLVLMGYLNQMLKYGEDKFCKKVVECGIDTLIIPDLPMVEFENHYQQLFDKYGLTNVFLITPHTSEERIHKIDNYTNAFIYVVASASITGAKGEISNQQIAYFERIKAMKLKSKLIIGFGISDSKTFTTACSYANGAIIGSAFIKSLKSTGVSGIGNFISGIR